A region from the Hylaeus volcanicus isolate JK05 chromosome 6, UHH_iyHylVolc1.0_haploid, whole genome shotgun sequence genome encodes:
- the LOC128877885 gene encoding MD-2-related lipid-recognition protein-like encodes MNRNSEFLLVFLALALSSVVYAELVPARPCPYPEPDTPLNCTIHEVYVDPCKEAAEGKPCKLRRGIISNITFHYTPSFEAENLQSRVYWASQMMDIPFLGMDADACLFTMCPIVPGQRNTYQAQIHILKKYPIRMYDLKWRVWNEQEQECCFMFQIKITK; translated from the exons ATGAATCGAAACAGTGAATTCCTCCTCGTGTTCCTGGCGCTAGCCTTGTCATCCGTGGTCTACGCGGAGCTAGTCCCTGCGAGACCGTGTCCATACCCTGAAC CCGATACCCCATTGAATTGTACCATACACGAAGTATACGTGGATCCCTGTAAAGAGGCTGCAGAAGGTAAACCATGTAAACTAAGGAGGGGAATCATTTCAAACATAACTTTCCATTACACGCCTA gTTTCGAGGCGGAGAATCTGCAGAGTAGAGTTTATTGGGCGAGTCAAATGATGGATATTCCATTTTTGGGAATGGACGCGGATGCTTGCCTGTTCACTATGTGTCCAATCGTGCCGGGACAAAGGAACACGTACCAAGCGCAAAtacacattttgaaaaaatatcctATT AGAATGTATGACCTTAAATGGAGAGTCTGGAACGAGCAGGAGCAAGAATGTTGTTTcatgtttcaaataaagatAACGAAATGA